Within the Cryptosporangium aurantiacum genome, the region GTCCGGGATCATGCCGCGCGGCTGCGGGCCGAGGGCGCCGAGCGCGTCGTCGTCCTGCTGCACGACGGCGCCGACTGGTGGCCTTCCGGCACCGCGTCGACCAGCGCCAGGACCACCCGGCTCGCCCGGACGACGGCGCCCTGGGCCTCGGACGTCGATCTGATCCTGGGTGGCCATACGCCGGGCGGCTGGACCGGCACGCTGTCCGGCACGCCCGCCGGACACGCGCCGATCTTCGCGTCCACCGTGCTGGTCGTCGACGTGCCGGACGTCCCCCGGAAGGTTGTTCTCCGCGGGGTGCACCCGGTGCCGGCCGTCCGGCCGGACCGCAACCCGGCCGTCGAGACACTCGACGCCGCCGACGACGACGTTGTCGGCGAGAGCCGACACACCTGGCTGTCTCGCACCGGAGCACCGCACTACCTGCCCGACCTGATCGCCGCCGGGTTCCGCGCGGCCACCGGCGCGGACGCCGGGCTGGTCCTGGCCAGCCAGCACACCACGCAGGGTGCGGTGGACGGCACGGTGGCGGCGCTACCCGCCGGGCCGGTCACGACGCTGGACCTCTACCGGCTGTTCGGTACGCCCGACGACCGGCTCGCGGTACTTCGGCTGCGGCGGGGCGAGCTGCCGCGCCTGCGGCGCGCGCTGGCCGACATCGCCGACCCGCGCTCGGTGCACGCGGACGACGTCTGGTGGAACTGGTGCCGGATGCCGAACGCAATCGACGCTGATTCAGACGACGCCCGGACGGTCGCGGTGCTGCCGAACGTGGTCGACCGGATCGGCGACGTGCTGGGCCGGGACGTCGAGAGCGAACTGGCCGATGTAGGCGCTCGCCGGTCGCTACTGGACGTCCTGCGGTAGACGCGTACGCTCTCGACCGGCGGGGCCCGCCGAAAGGAGTGCTTGTGCGCTCACTCGCAGTGGCGATGTACGTGGTGTGCGTCGGTGCACTGCTGCTCGTCGCCGCCCTCTTCCTGCCCCGGTCACGCTCCGTCGACTTCCTGTCGGGTCAGCAGTCCGACCGGCCGGACGGCGTGGAGGGCGGGCTGCTGGTCCTCGCGGCGGTCGTGGCCGTGGCGCTCGCGGTGCTGGGGTCGGTCCGGTCGCGGCCGTGGCTCGTGGTGGCCGCTGCGGTGCCGGGTCTGGTCGTCGCGGGGCTCTGGCTCTGGTACGTCTTCGACCTGCGGAACGGCAACCGGG harbors:
- a CDS encoding metallophosphoesterase; translated protein: MVLPEPVPGTKLRILATTDLGAAFVPVPTSVGPAGTCDGVAALLAAERARLPTVWLDAGDLAVGPVQALLGRRPWAELGALPLSAAAAGNHEFDDGVEALRSAAGLLGFPLLCADVDVGLPGAALIHTDAGPLGVVGLTHPATHRFAPAPPPVTDRAARVRDHAARLRAEGAERVVVLLHDGADWWPSGTASTSARTTRLARTTAPWASDVDLILGGHTPGGWTGTLSGTPAGHAPIFASTVLVVDVPDVPRKVVLRGVHPVPAVRPDRNPAVETLDAADDDVVGESRHTWLSRTGAPHYLPDLIAAGFRAATGADAGLVLASQHTTQGAVDGTVAALPAGPVTTLDLYRLFGTPDDRLAVLRLRRGELPRLRRALADIADPRSVHADDVWWNWCRMPNAIDADSDDARTVAVLPNVVDRIGDVLGRDVESELADVGARRSLLDVLR